A single Antechinus flavipes isolate AdamAnt ecotype Samford, QLD, Australia chromosome 5, AdamAnt_v2, whole genome shotgun sequence DNA region contains:
- the MCM5 gene encoding DNA replication licensing factor MCM5, with the protein MSGFDDPGIFYSDSFGGDPGAEEGQARKSQLQKRFKEFLRQYRVGTDRTGFTFKYRDELKRHYNLGEYWIEVEMEDLASFDEDLADYLYKQPAEHLKLLEEAAKEVADEVTRPRPEGEETLQDVQVMLKSDASPANIRSLKSDMMSHLVKIPGIIIAATAVRSKATRIAIQCRSCRNTINNISVRPGLEGYALPRKCTTDQAGRPKCPLDPYFIMPDKCKCVDFQTLKLQECPDAVPHGEMPRHMQLYCDRYLCDKVVPGNRVTIMGIYSIKKYGMNSAKGRDRVGVGIRSSYIRVLGIQVDTDGSGRSFAGSVTPQEEEDFRRLAAMPNIYEVISKSIAPSIFGGMDIKKAIACLLFGGSRKRLPDGLTRRGDINLLMLGDPGTAKSQLLKFVERCSPIGVYTSGKGSSAAGLTASVMRDPSSRNFIMEGGAMVLADGGVVCIDEFDKMREDDRVAIHEAMEQQTISIAKAGITTTLNSRCSVLAAANSVFGRWDETKGEDNIDFMPTILSRFDMIFIVKDEHNEERDMTLAKHVITLHVSAQTQTEAVEGEIDLGKLKKFIAYCRLKCGPRLSAGAAEKLKNRYILMRSGARQHERESERRSSIPITVRQLEAIIRISESLSKMKLQPFATEADVEEALRLFQVSTLDAALSGSLSGVEGFTSQEDQEMLTRIEKQLKRRFAIGSQVSEHSIVQDFTKQKYPEHAIYKVLQLMMRRGEIQHRLQRKVLYRLK; encoded by the exons ATGTCCGGCTTCGATGACCCCGGGATCTTCTACAGCGACAGCTTCGGGGGGGACCCCGGCGCCGAGGAGGGGCAGGCCCGCAAGTCCCAGCTGCAGAAGCGCTTCAAGGAGTTTCTGCGCCAGTATCGCGTGGGCACCGACCGCACCGGCTTCACCTTCAAGTACCG AGATGAGCTTAAGCGCCATTACAACCTGGGCGAGTACTGGATCGAGGTGGAGATGGAGGACCTGGCCAGCTTCGACGAGGACCTGGCCGACTACCTGTATAAGCAGCCGGCCGAGCACCTGAAGCTG CTGGAGGAGGCGGCCAAGGAGGTGGCGGACGAGGTGACCCGGCCGCGGCCCGAGGGGGAGGAGACCCTGCAGGACGTCCAGGTCATGCTGAAGTCCGATGCCAGCCCGGCCAACATCCGGAGCCTGAAG TCTGACATGATGTCCCACCTGGTGAAGATTCCGGGGATCATCATCGCGGCCACGGCGGTGCGCTCCAAAGCCACGCGCATTGCCATCCAGTGCCGCAGCTGCCGTAATACCATCAATAACATCAGCGTGCGCCCGGGCCTGGAGGGCTACGCTCTGCCCAGGAAGTGCACCAC GGATCAGGCCGGCCGCCCCAAGTGCCCCTTGGACCCCTACTTCATCATGCCCGACAAGTGCAAGTGTGTGGACTTCCAGACCCTGAAGCTCCAGGAGTGCCCAGACGCCGTGCCCCACGGAGAGATGCCCCGGCATATGCAGCTGTACTGTGACAG atACCTGTGTGACAAGGTCGTTCCTGGCAATCGAGTCACCATCATGGGCATCTATTCCATCAAGAAGTACGGCATGAACTCGGCCAAGGGCCGGGACCGGGTGGGGGTGGGCATCCGGAGTTCCTACATCCGCGTCCTGGGCATCCAGGTGGACACCGATGGTTCGG GCCGCAGCTTCGCCGGGTCTGTGACCCCACAGGAAGAGGAGGACTTCCGGCGCCTGGCGGCCATGCCCAACATCTATGAGGTCATTTCCAAGAGCATCGCCCCCTCCATCTTTGGGGGCATGGACATTAAGAAGGCCATTGCCTGCCTCCTCTTTGGGGGCTCCCGCAAAAG GCTCCCGGATGGACTCACCCGTCGAGGAGACATTAACCTCCTGATGCTGGGCGACCCCGGCACGGCCAAGTCTCAGCTTCTGAAGTTCGTGGAGAGGTGTTCCCCCATTGGG GTCTACACCTCTGGAAAGGGCAGCAGTGCGGCCGGCCTCACGGCCTCCGTGATGAGGGACCCGTCCTCCCGTAACTTCATCATGGAAGGAGGGGCCATGGTCCTGGCCGATGGTGGTGTAGTGTGTATTGATGAGTTTGACAAG ATGCGGGAAGATGACCGAGTGGCCATCCACGAGGCCATGGAGCAGCAGACCATCTCCATCGCCAAG GCCGGCATCACCACCACCCTGAACTCCCGCTGCTCGGTGCTGGCCGCTGCCAACTCGGTCTTCGGCCGCTGGGACGAGACCAAAGGCGAGGACAACATTGACTTCATGCCCACCATCTTGTCCCGCTTTGACATGATCTTCATCGTCAAGGATGAGCACAACGAAGAGAGAGACATG ACTCTGGCCAAGCACGTCATCACCCTGCACGTGAGCGCGCAGACCCAGACGGAGGCTGTGGAGGGGGAAATCGATCTAGGGAAGCTGAAGAAATTCATCGCTTACTGTCGATT GAAGTGCGGGCCGCGCCTGTCCGCGGGGGCTGCCGAGAAGCTGAAGAATCGCTACATCCTGATGCGCAGCGGGGCCCGCCAGCATGAACGCGAGAGCGAGCGCCGCTCCAGCATCCCCATCACGGTCCG GCAGCTGGAGGCGATCATCCGCATCTCCGAGTCCCTCAGCAAGATGAAGCTGCAGCCCTTCGCCACGGAGGCCGATGTGGAGGAGGCCCTGAGGCTGTTCCAGGTGTCCACCCTGGATGCCGCCCTGTCCGGCTCCCTGTCAG GAGTGGAGGGCTTCACCAGCCAGGAAGACCAGGAGATGCTGACGCGCATCGAGAAGCAGCTCAAACGCCGCTTTGCCATCGGCTCCCAGGTCTCCGAGCACAGCATCGTGCAAGATTTCACCAAGCAG AAATACCCCGAGCATGCCATCTACAAGGTCCTGCAGCTCATGATGCGCCGGGGCGAGATCCAGCACCGCCTGCAGCGCAAAGTGCTCTACCGCCTCAAGTGA